The Tachyglossus aculeatus isolate mTacAcu1 chromosome 7, mTacAcu1.pri, whole genome shotgun sequence genome includes a region encoding these proteins:
- the DTYMK gene encoding thymidylate kinase isoform X2, with protein MAAGRRGALIVLEGVDRAGKSTQCRKLMDALRDSGQPAHLLTFPERSTEIGKLLSSYLEKKINLEDHTVHLLFSANRWEQVPMMKEKLNQGITLVVDRYAFSGVAFTSAKENFSLDWCKQPDVGLPKPDLILFLQLRTVEAATRGSFGTERYENNAFQEKALQSFHHLMKDTTLNWKTIDASKNIEDLHKEIHYLSKEAIKEAGEKPLEELWK; from the exons atGGCGGCGGGGCGTCGCGGTGCCCTGATCGTGCTGGAGGGCGTGGACCGGGCCGGCAAGAGCACACAGTGCCGGAAGCTGATGGACGCCCTGAGGGATAGCGGGCAGCCCGCCCATCTCCTCACCTTCCCGG AGCGATCAACAGAAATTGGAAAGTTGCTCAGCTCTTACCTGGAGAAGAAAATCAATCTGGAGGATCACACAGTGCATCTGCTCTTTTCTGCGAACCGCTGGGAACAAgt gcCAATGATGAAGGAAAAGTTAAATCAAGGCATCACCCTTGTAGTAGACAGATACGCCTTTTCTGGTGTGGCCTTCACAAGTGCCAAAGAG AATTTTTCCCTGGATTGGTGTAAGCAACCGGATGTGGGACTCCCCAAACCAGATTTAATCCTGTTCCTTCAGCTGAGGACAGTGGAAGCGGCAACCCGAGGGAGTTTTGGCACCGAGCGGTACGAGAACAATGCCTTCCAGGAGAAAGCACTGCAGTCTTTTCACCATCTGATGAAAGATACGACTCTGAACTGGAAG ACGATTGATGCGTCCAAGAACATAGAAGACTTGCATAAGGAGATCCATTACCTCTCTAAAGAAGCGATTAAAGAAGCTGGAGAAAAGCCTTTAGAAGAACTGTGGAAATGA
- the DTYMK gene encoding thymidylate kinase isoform X1, whose amino-acid sequence MAAGRRGALIVLEGVDRAGKSTQCRKLMDALRDSGQPAHLLTFPERSTEIGKLLSSYLEKKINLEDHTVHLLFSANRWEQVPMMKEKLNQGITLVVDRYAFSGVAFTSAKEGENFSLDWCKQPDVGLPKPDLILFLQLRTVEAATRGSFGTERYENNAFQEKALQSFHHLMKDTTLNWKTIDASKNIEDLHKEIHYLSKEAIKEAGEKPLEELWK is encoded by the exons atGGCGGCGGGGCGTCGCGGTGCCCTGATCGTGCTGGAGGGCGTGGACCGGGCCGGCAAGAGCACACAGTGCCGGAAGCTGATGGACGCCCTGAGGGATAGCGGGCAGCCCGCCCATCTCCTCACCTTCCCGG AGCGATCAACAGAAATTGGAAAGTTGCTCAGCTCTTACCTGGAGAAGAAAATCAATCTGGAGGATCACACAGTGCATCTGCTCTTTTCTGCGAACCGCTGGGAACAAgt gcCAATGATGAAGGAAAAGTTAAATCAAGGCATCACCCTTGTAGTAGACAGATACGCCTTTTCTGGTGTGGCCTTCACAAGTGCCAAAGAG GGGGAGAATTTTTCCCTGGATTGGTGTAAGCAACCGGATGTGGGACTCCCCAAACCAGATTTAATCCTGTTCCTTCAGCTGAGGACAGTGGAAGCGGCAACCCGAGGGAGTTTTGGCACCGAGCGGTACGAGAACAATGCCTTCCAGGAGAAAGCACTGCAGTCTTTTCACCATCTGATGAAAGATACGACTCTGAACTGGAAG ACGATTGATGCGTCCAAGAACATAGAAGACTTGCATAAGGAGATCCATTACCTCTCTAAAGAAGCGATTAAAGAAGCTGGAGAAAAGCCTTTAGAAGAACTGTGGAAATGA
- the DTYMK gene encoding thymidylate kinase isoform X4, whose protein sequence is MAAGRRGALIVLEGVDRAGKSTQCRKLMDALRDSGQPAHLLTFPERSTEIGKLLSSYLEKKINLEDHTVHLLFSANRWEQVPMMKEKLNQGITLVVDRYAFSGVAFTSAKEQPDVGLPKPDLILFLQLRTVEAATRGSFGTERYENNAFQEKALQSFHHLMKDTTLNWKTIDASKNIEDLHKEIHYLSKEAIKEAGEKPLEELWK, encoded by the exons atGGCGGCGGGGCGTCGCGGTGCCCTGATCGTGCTGGAGGGCGTGGACCGGGCCGGCAAGAGCACACAGTGCCGGAAGCTGATGGACGCCCTGAGGGATAGCGGGCAGCCCGCCCATCTCCTCACCTTCCCGG AGCGATCAACAGAAATTGGAAAGTTGCTCAGCTCTTACCTGGAGAAGAAAATCAATCTGGAGGATCACACAGTGCATCTGCTCTTTTCTGCGAACCGCTGGGAACAAgt gcCAATGATGAAGGAAAAGTTAAATCAAGGCATCACCCTTGTAGTAGACAGATACGCCTTTTCTGGTGTGGCCTTCACAAGTGCCAAAGAG CAACCGGATGTGGGACTCCCCAAACCAGATTTAATCCTGTTCCTTCAGCTGAGGACAGTGGAAGCGGCAACCCGAGGGAGTTTTGGCACCGAGCGGTACGAGAACAATGCCTTCCAGGAGAAAGCACTGCAGTCTTTTCACCATCTGATGAAAGATACGACTCTGAACTGGAAG ACGATTGATGCGTCCAAGAACATAGAAGACTTGCATAAGGAGATCCATTACCTCTCTAAAGAAGCGATTAAAGAAGCTGGAGAAAAGCCTTTAGAAGAACTGTGGAAATGA
- the DTYMK gene encoding thymidylate kinase isoform X3 yields the protein MAAGRRGALIVLEGVDRAGKSTQCRKLMDALRDSGQPAHLLTFPERSTEIGKLLSSYLEKKINLEDHTVHLLFSANRWEQVPMMKEKLNQGITLVVDRYAFSGVAFTSAKEGENFSLDWCKQPDVGLPKPDLILFLQLRTVEAATRGSFGTERYENNAFQEKALQSFHHLMKDTTLNWKAFDWGKTNHTIKKLKLGSRSTEFKSYLEEPAT from the exons atGGCGGCGGGGCGTCGCGGTGCCCTGATCGTGCTGGAGGGCGTGGACCGGGCCGGCAAGAGCACACAGTGCCGGAAGCTGATGGACGCCCTGAGGGATAGCGGGCAGCCCGCCCATCTCCTCACCTTCCCGG AGCGATCAACAGAAATTGGAAAGTTGCTCAGCTCTTACCTGGAGAAGAAAATCAATCTGGAGGATCACACAGTGCATCTGCTCTTTTCTGCGAACCGCTGGGAACAAgt gcCAATGATGAAGGAAAAGTTAAATCAAGGCATCACCCTTGTAGTAGACAGATACGCCTTTTCTGGTGTGGCCTTCACAAGTGCCAAAGAG GGGGAGAATTTTTCCCTGGATTGGTGTAAGCAACCGGATGTGGGACTCCCCAAACCAGATTTAATCCTGTTCCTTCAGCTGAGGACAGTGGAAGCGGCAACCCGAGGGAGTTTTGGCACCGAGCGGTACGAGAACAATGCCTTCCAGGAGAAAGCACTGCAGTCTTTTCACCATCTGATGAAAGATACGACTCTGAACTGGAAG gctttTGATTGGGGGAAGACAAACCACACGATCAAAAAACTGAAACTCGGAAGTCGATCCACGGAGTTCAAATCCTATTTAGAGGAACCTGCGACCTAA
- the DTYMK gene encoding thymidylate kinase isoform X5, giving the protein MAAGRRGALIVLEGVDRAGKSTQCRKLMDALRDSGQPAHLLTFPERSTEIGKLLSSYLEKKINLEDHTVHLLFSANRWEQVPMMKEKLNQGITLVVDRYAFSGVAFTSAKELRTVEAATRGSFGTERYENNAFQEKALQSFHHLMKDTTLNWKTIDASKNIEDLHKEIHYLSKEAIKEAGEKPLEELWK; this is encoded by the exons atGGCGGCGGGGCGTCGCGGTGCCCTGATCGTGCTGGAGGGCGTGGACCGGGCCGGCAAGAGCACACAGTGCCGGAAGCTGATGGACGCCCTGAGGGATAGCGGGCAGCCCGCCCATCTCCTCACCTTCCCGG AGCGATCAACAGAAATTGGAAAGTTGCTCAGCTCTTACCTGGAGAAGAAAATCAATCTGGAGGATCACACAGTGCATCTGCTCTTTTCTGCGAACCGCTGGGAACAAgt gcCAATGATGAAGGAAAAGTTAAATCAAGGCATCACCCTTGTAGTAGACAGATACGCCTTTTCTGGTGTGGCCTTCACAAGTGCCAAAGAG CTGAGGACAGTGGAAGCGGCAACCCGAGGGAGTTTTGGCACCGAGCGGTACGAGAACAATGCCTTCCAGGAGAAAGCACTGCAGTCTTTTCACCATCTGATGAAAGATACGACTCTGAACTGGAAG ACGATTGATGCGTCCAAGAACATAGAAGACTTGCATAAGGAGATCCATTACCTCTCTAAAGAAGCGATTAAAGAAGCTGGAGAAAAGCCTTTAGAAGAACTGTGGAAATGA